Proteins encoded by one window of Arachis hypogaea cultivar Tifrunner chromosome 1, arahy.Tifrunner.gnm2.J5K5, whole genome shotgun sequence:
- the LOC114924248 gene encoding uncharacterized protein produces MSKLGKLYNNDGGKIHASVKKAFLSRFVNLLEEGISYQIRYFGVGLNKGYFKTTHHEYVVNLNQRTDVHRLPESSSIPRYGFKFVSFDTLNAPGYDCTYLVDVVGYLAGIGNEKTLEKDGKSTKYIVIELEIDDGKIMECALFGNYAHELNAFLGSGNKDGAVVVLQFVRVKLFNEKIVLQNSMYGTKMFFNLEDTTVIQFKNSFVRFEESRGNIGGIPNEAAFLKIYQGKTIEQLKEFETNSICIVLATISHIMDTPDWWYGQCECNRSTYAFTKTFKCSSCGRLLLSITPRYRIKLGVIDDSDCACFVVFDKEAKQVLGKSCNLLLEFSNEVAANDESELLENAITPTKRLCSESEESKVEGNSSDGSNDVHFQSVLSNITNGLNTGEKERCSNISDISNSGITCEAYDSPCHQTSQQQLQQTSNNIDQLQSQHSLEYSNRIRLQRDARLNRKTMLLQKRHGASTSNSNLDTKELEEVCIAEKGRHLRQRKIFLKELAINLSKFFEEVEDITENTTILDDSVQIEYPAIFDVAENTVFDVIDIGDPEFFCRHCDAMMWYEERSEKSKTGSNIEFSICCMRGKVQLPFLQRPPQLLQGLLSGADQRSKHFKDNIRTYNSMFCFTSLGGKIETSINDGTGPPQFIVSGQNYHRIGSLVPIEGQRPKFTQLYIYDTENEVSNRIEIFSSRTNNNNIDQSLVLDLKDMIDQHNVLAHTFRIVRNYLNQGDIANIRLRLYRKRSKDARVYNLPSSNEVAALIVGDFDSGDAGRDIIVQLKSGHLQRIHETHTAFIPLQYPMMFPYGEDGYQEDIPLRESHRADENRKRQRVSLREFIAFRIQERKVEYATIVNGGRLFQQFLVDCFSIIEAQRLTYYRNNQTKVRSDIYKGIQDAVVRGETRASKAGKRIILPASFTGGMRYMFNNCQDAMAICKKYGYPDLFITMTCNSSWQEIGRVNNPRNLKVEDRPDISCRVFKIKLDMIISDLKQGIPFGVLDAGMYTVEFQKRGLPHAHILLWLSGDHKITTTTQIDQLISSELPDPAQHPKLFRAVSTYMIHGPCGRAFSKSPCMKDGYCTKYYPKTFSKTTVIDDSGYPSYRRRDTGVVTEKKGVHMDNRNVVPYNAYLLMSYQAHVNVEYCNKSNAIKYLFKYVNKGPDRVAVGVTKEASSGEDAQVIDEIKQFYDCRYLSACEAVWRTLAYDIHQRWPSVMRLTFHLPGEKNIIFKDDDDLEEIVEEEEGKCDIYYMRILLAVQRGCTTYESIRTVNGITYSSFQDACYSMGLLCDDREFIAAINEVAELASGHQLRKLFAMLLISNSISNPERVWNATWTLLANGILYERRKALKNQGLSMTDDELKNLCLIEIEKILNIKHGSLKAELLIQKFASHMEGSMLGENATVNNPAVGNSGHYTPPMGGYGPPIRFGNTSGTINNQPPLQHPEFACDYQMTTILNPMMADHVTKFERLARQVERIARIVNYDEVDCNNVEVNPEDLENMPRNRDADIRLGGDIPRVVQRGQNTDKVLARMRVNQCGEHYQVTRIVEDDFNMVRFNLGYMNRSYFVSTFLAIVQMAEVPKGVKNPMI; encoded by the exons ATGTCTAAACTGGGTAAATTATACAATAACGAT GGAGGAAAAATACACGCCTCAGTTAAGAAGGCTTTTTTGTCTCGATTCGTGAATTTGCTGGAGGAAGGAATATCTTACCAAATAAGATATTTTGGTGTTGGACTCAATAAGGGTTACTTCAAGACTACACATCATGAATACGTGGTTAATTTAAACCAACGTACTGATGTGCACAGACTTCCAGAATCGTCGAGTATCCCACGATATGGATTTAAGTTTGTGAGTTTTGACACTCTCAATGCTCCTGGGTATGATTGCACCTATTTAGTtg ATGTTGTTGGATATCTTGCTGGAATTGGGAATGAGAAGACTCTTGAAAAGGATGGCAAATCTACCAAATATATTGTTATCGAATTAGAGATTGATGATGG aaaaataatggagtgtGCACTTTTTGGCAACTATGCACATGAATTAAATGCTTTTCTGGGATCTGGCAATAAGGATGGAGCTGTTGTCGTCTTACAGTTTGTTAGAGTGAAGTTATTTAACG aaaagattGTTTTACAAAATTCCATGTATGGCACAAAGATGTTCTTCAATCTTGAAGATACAACTGTCATCCAATTTAAAAATAG CTTTGTAAGATTTGAAGAATCTAGAGGTAACATCGGCGGAATTCCAAATGAGGctgcattcttaaaaatttatcaagGCAAAACCATCGAGCAGTTAAAAGAATTCGAAacg aattctatTTGTATTGTCTTGGCTACTATAAGTCATATTATGGATACTCCAGACTGGTGGTACGGCCAATGTGAATGCAACAGGTCCACATATGCTTTTACAAAAACTTTCAAATGTTCAAGTTGTGGCCGTCTCCTTTTATCCATAACtccaag ATATCGAATAAAGCTTGGTGTCATTGATGATTCTGACTGTGCATGTTTTGTAGTCTTTGACAAGGAGGCAAAACAAGTTTTGGGAAAGAgctgt aatttgttgcttgaattctccAATGAAGTTGCTGCCAATGATGAATCCGAATTGTTGGaaaatgctattacaccaacTAAGCGATTATGCTCGGAGTCGGAAGAATCGAAGGTAGAAG gAAATTCGAGTGATGGTTCCAATGATGTGCATTTTCAATCGGTGTTGTCGAACATTACAAATGGACTCAATACAG GTGAAAAGGAACGATGTTCCAATATTAGTGATATTAGTAATTCAGGTATCACATGCGAAGCATATGATAGCCCATGTCATCAGACAAGTCAACAACAGcttcaacaaacatcaaacaatATCGACCAGTTGCAAAGCCAGC attcatTGGAGTACTCAAATCGAATTAGATTGCAAAGGGATGCAAGACTGAATAGAAAGACTATGCTACTTCAAAAGAGACATG GAGCAAGTACATCTAATTCAAATTTAGATActaaagaattagaagaagtgtgCATAGCTGAAAAAGGAAGACACCTGAGACAAAGAAAAATATTCTTGAAGGAATTGGCtataaatctttcaaaattttttgaagaagTTGAGGATATTACTGAAAACACGACTATATTAGATGATTCTGTGCAAATTGAATACCCAGCCATATTCGATGTTGCTGAGAATACAG TATTCg ATGTGATAGATATTGGTGACCCAGAATTTTTTTGTCGGCATTGCGACGCCATGATGTGGTATGAGGAGAGATCAGAAAAGTCTAAAACAGGATCCAATATTGAGTTCTCAATATGTTGTATGCGAGGGAAGGTACAATTGCCGTTTTTGCAACGTCCACCTCAGCTCTTGCAAGGTTTATTATCTGGAGCAGACCAGAGAAGCAAACACTTTAAGGATAATATAAGAACTTATAATAGCATGTTTTGCTTCACGTCCCTCGGAGGTAAAATAGAGACCTCTATCAATGATGGGACAGGTCCTCCCCAGTTCATTGTGAGTGGACAAAACTACCACAGAATTGGAAGCTTGGTACCAATTGAGGGACAAAGACCAAAATTTACGCAGTTATATATTTATGATACAGAAAATGAGGTCTCAAACAGGATAGAGATTTTCAG TTCaagaacaaacaacaacaacattgaCCAGTCCTTAGTTCTAGATCTCAAGGACATGATCGATCAACATAATGTTCTTGCTCACACATTTAGGATAGTGAGAAACTACCTGAATCAAGGAGATATCGCAAATATAAGACTACGGTTGTACCGAAAAAGATCAAAGGATGCAAGAGTCTACAATTTACCATCTTCTAACGAGGTCGCAGCTCTAATAGTAGGAGATTTTGATTCTGGAGATGCAGGGCGTGATATTATAGTTCAATTAAAGTCTGGACATCTGCAAAGGATTCATGAGACACACACCGCATTTATTCCTCTTCAGTACCCTATGATGTTTCCTTACGGTGAAGATGGCTACCAAGAAGACATTCCTTTGCGAGAATCTCATAGGGCtgatgaaaatagaaagagacagCGTGTGAGTTTAAGGGAGTTCATAGCATTTAGAATACAAGAGAGAAAGGTCGAGTATGCAACCATTGTCAATGGTGGAAGATTATTTCAGCAGTTCTTGGTTGATTGCTTTTCTATAATTGAAGCACAAAGGTTGACCTACTACCGAAACAACCAAACCAAGGTGAGGAGTGATATATACAAAGGGATTCAAGATGCAGTTGTTAGGGGTGAGACACGTGCTTCTAAAGCAGGTAAGCGTATCATCCTACCTGCGTCCTTCACTGGTGGCATGAGATACATGTTTAATAATTGTCAAGATGCTATGGCAATTTGTAAGAAATATGGATATCCAGACCTCTTCATCACAATGACATGTAACTCAAGTTGGCAAGAGATTGGCAGGGTTAACAATCCAAGGAACTTAAAGGTTGAAGACCGGCCGGATATATCGTGTAGAGTATTCAAAATTAAGCTTGACATGATAATCTCGGATCTTAAGCAAGGAATTCCATTTGGAGTGCTAGATGCAG GAATGTATACGGTGGAATTCCAAAAAAGAGGTCTACCACATGCTCACATTCTTTTGTGGTTAAGTGGAGACCATAAGATAACAACGACAACTCAAATTGATCAATTAATATCTTCAGAGTTGCCAGATCCTGCTCAGCATCCAAAATTGTTTAGAGCTGTATCTACATATATGATTCATGGACCATGTGGTAGAGCATTCTCAAAATCTCCCTGCATGAAAGATGGGTACTGCACCAAATATTATCCCAAGACATTCAGTAAAACCACAGTTATCGATGATAGTGGATACCCATCATATAGAAGACGAGACACAGGGGTGGTTACTGAGAAGAAGGGAGTCCATATGGATAATAGGAATGTGGTTCCATACAATGCATATCTACTGATGTCTTATCAAGCGCATGTTAAtgtagagtactgcaacaagtcgAATGCTATCAAATATTTGTTCAAGTATGTGAATAAAGGTCCAGACAGGGTAGCAGTTGGAGTTACAAAGGAAGCTTCCAGTGGAGAGGATGCTCAGGTTATTGAtgagatcaaacaattctatGATTGCAGATATTTGTCTGCATGTGAGGCTGTGTGGAGAACCTTAGCGTATGATATTCATCAAAGGTGGCCTTCAGTGATGAGATTAACCTTTCATTTGCCTGGAGAGaaaaatatcatctttaaagatgatgACGATCTTGAAGAAAtcgtggaagaagaggaaggaaaat gtgatatttattatatgagaattttgttagCTGTTCAGAGAGGTTGCACAACATATGAGTCTATTAGGACAGTTAATGGAATTACATATTCTAGCTTCCAAGATGCTTGCTATTCCATGGGACTACTGTGCGATGATAGGGAATTCATTGCAGCTATTAATGAGGTAGCTGAACTTGCATCtggtcatcaattgagaaaaTTATTTGCGATGCTACTGATATCTAATAGCATTAGCAACCCAGAGCGTGTTTGGAATGCAACTTGGACATTATTGGCTAATGGAATACTATATGAGAGGAGAAAAGCTTTGAAAAACCAAg GACTAAGCATGACTGATGACGAATTGAAAAACCTCTGCcttattgagattgagaagataCTCAACATCAAGCATGGCAGTTTGAAGGCTGAGCTGCTCATCCAAA AGTTCGCATCACATATGGAAGGTAGTATGTTAGGAGAAAATGCGACGGTTAACAATCCCGCTGTTGGGAATAGTGGGC ATTATACTCCACCAATGGGTGGTTACGGGCCTCCAATTCGATTTGGAAATACATCAggaacaattaacaatcaaccACCTTTACAGCATCCTGAGTTTGCCTGTGATTATCAG ATGACTACTATTTTGAATCCCATGATGGCTGATCATGTGACAAAGTTTGAACGTCTTGCTAGACAAGTCGAGCGGATTGCTCGAATTGTTAATTATGATGAAGTTGATTGTAATAATGTTGAAGTAAATCCGGAAGATTTAGAGAACATGCCTAGAAATAGGGATGCTGATATACGTTTGGGTGGAGATATCCCTCGAGTAGTTCAACGCGGCCAAAATACAGATAAAGTATTGGCTCGAATGCGAGTCAATCAATGTGGTGAACATTATCAAGTTACGAGAATTGTTGAAGATGATTTTAACATGGTCAGATTTAATTTGGGTTATATGAATCGATCATATTTTGTTTCTACATTTCTTGCTATCGTGCAAATGGCAGAAGTACCTAAGGGTGTGAAAAATCCTATGATATAA